From Apium graveolens cultivar Ventura chromosome 9, ASM990537v1, whole genome shotgun sequence, the proteins below share one genomic window:
- the LOC141683529 gene encoding uncharacterized protein LOC141683529 isoform X2, with protein sequence MSSTDFPLRWEGTGDQWWYASPIDWAAANGHYDLVRQLLRLDANHLIKLTSLRRIHRLESVWDDDEHFDHVSRNRSEVAHKLYCECETNGTKNSLIEAGYGGWLMYTAASAGDMIFVQKLLKMDPLMVFGEGEYGVTDVLYAAARSKNSEIFRLLLDFALLPRLSIGNDKETEVIGEIPSSYKREMINRAIHAAARGGNLIILKDLLEACSDILTYRDNEGSTVLHAAAGRGQVEVVKDLITTSDIINSVDHQGNTALHVAAYRGQLAAAEVIMHATPPSMYSKNNAGETFLHRAVTGFQIPIFRRVDRQIELMKKLASGNNFIIEEIINAKNNDGRTALHLAVIGNIHTDLVELLMTAHSINVNICDNDGMTALDLLKQRPRSASSEILTRQLISAGGIFNCQDHSARRVIARHIRMRSIETSPGTSFEIPDSEILSQMVTDKGSNACGSARLSPGSTQPNKHVLLTEKHSPKINNKSSSGNDASQRWKRFLHWPKMKKRKSKPEPPEKTVDENSVTSSEEIPASLRSKYSKPSSHPNNKRALSVRSNCPSPTAKKKFASGLVHGVMQAMPHFQATRRTRSCSFSKSPATSSPYYWDKQKGIYVENNMTEASCSNSALGNETPNVLHKPAFAHKRPLMNQICFRGKQQQHEFYDPSIPSFT encoded by the exons ATGTCTTCAACTGATTTTCCTCTGCGGTGGGAGGGCACCGGAGATCAATGGTGGTATGCTTCCCCTATTGATTGGGCTGCTGCAAATGGACATTATGACTTAGTAAGACAGCTACTGCGCCTTGATGCCAATCATCTCATCAAACTGACCTCTCTTCGTCGAATTCATCGCCTTGAGAGTGTTTGGGATGATGATGAACACTTTGATCATGTTTCGCGGAATCGCTCTGAGGTTGCACATAAGCTTTATTGTGAATGTGAAACCAATGGAACTAAAAACTCCCTCATTGAAGCTGGCTATGGTGGATGGCTTATGTATACTGCTGCCTCAGCTGGGGATATGATTTTTGTTCAAAAATTGCTTAAAATGGACCCTCTTATGGTTTTTGGAGAAGGAGAATATGGTGTCACTGATGTATTATATGCTGCAGCCAGGAGTAAGAATTCAGAGATTTTTAGGCTACTTCTTGACTTTGCTCTTTTGCCTAGGTTATCAATAGGTAACGATAAAGAGACTGAAGTCATTGGGGAGATTCCGTCTTCATATAAAAGGGAGATGATTAATAGAGCTATACATGCTGCTGCTAGAGGAGGTAATTTGATTATCCTAAAGGATCTTTTGGAGGCTTGCTCTGATATATTGACTTATAGAGATAATGAGGGCTCAACTGTTTTGCACGCAGCTGCTGGTCGGGGTCAAGTTGAG GTAGTGAAAGATCTTATAACAACTTCTGATATCATTAACTCAGTAGACCATCAGGGAAACACAGCCTTACATGTGGCTGCTTACAGGGGTCAATTAGCTGCAGCTGAGGTTATAATGCATGCAACTCCGCCATCCATGTACTCAAAAAATAATGCTGGAGAAACTTTCTTACATAGGGCTGTTACTGGTTTCCAAATTCCCATATTCCGGAGAGTGGACCGTCAGATTGAGCTCATGAAGAAGTTGGCGAGTGGCAACAATTTTATTATTGAGGAAATTATTAATGCAAAAAATAACGATGGCAGAACTGCTCTCCATTTGGCTGTAATCGGGAACATTCATACTGATCTGGTGGAATTGCTGATGACTGCCCACTCCATCAATGTCAACATATGTGATAATGATGGGATGACTGCTCTTGATCTCCTTAAACAACGTCCACGCTCTGCATCGTCAGAAATCCTTACTAGACAGCTGATTTCAGCAGGAGGGATCTTTAATTGTCAAGATCATTCCGCGCGGAGAGTCATTGCTCGCCACATAAGGATGCGAAGTATCGAAACAAGTCCAGGAACTTCATTTGAAATTCCCGACTCAGAAATACTCTCGCAGATGGTCACGGACAAAGGATCAAATGCCTGTGGCAGTGCAAGGTTGAGTCCTGGGTCAACACAGCCGAATAAACATGTTCTGCTTACAGAGAAGCATAGTCCAAAGATCAATAATAAATCAAGTTCTGGGAATGATGCATCACAACGTTGGAAACGCTTCCTCCACTGGCCCAAGATGAAGAAGAGAAAATCGAAGCCCGAGCCCCCTGAGAAAACAGTAGATGAAAATTCAGTCACCAGCTCAGAAGAAATTCCTGCTTCACTTCGATCTAAATATTCAAAGCCTTCATCACATCCTAACAACAAGCGAGCGCTTTCAGTAAGGAGTAACTGCCCAAGTCCCACTGCTAAAAAGAAATTTGCATCAGGTTTGGTACACGGTGTTATGCAGGCTATGCCACATTTTCAAGCTACGCGTCGAACGCGTTCTTGTTCCTTCTCAAAGTCACCAGCTACTTCTTCACCTTATTATTGGGATAAGCAAAAGGGAATCTATGTTGAGAATAATATGACAGAAGCATCCTGTTCTAATTCAGCTCTCGGTAATGAAACACCAAATGTGCTTCACAAACCAGCATTTGCTCATAAAAGGCCACTGATGAATCAAATCTGTTTTCGAGGTAAGCAGCAGCAGCATGAGTTTTATGACCCTTCCATACCATCTTTTACATGA
- the LOC141683529 gene encoding uncharacterized protein LOC141683529 isoform X1 translates to MLLVWHDFRVYSSLEFVESCILGSFIVYMLASLLVDQMSSTDFPLRWEGTGDQWWYASPIDWAAANGHYDLVRQLLRLDANHLIKLTSLRRIHRLESVWDDDEHFDHVSRNRSEVAHKLYCECETNGTKNSLIEAGYGGWLMYTAASAGDMIFVQKLLKMDPLMVFGEGEYGVTDVLYAAARSKNSEIFRLLLDFALLPRLSIGNDKETEVIGEIPSSYKREMINRAIHAAARGGNLIILKDLLEACSDILTYRDNEGSTVLHAAAGRGQVEVVKDLITTSDIINSVDHQGNTALHVAAYRGQLAAAEVIMHATPPSMYSKNNAGETFLHRAVTGFQIPIFRRVDRQIELMKKLASGNNFIIEEIINAKNNDGRTALHLAVIGNIHTDLVELLMTAHSINVNICDNDGMTALDLLKQRPRSASSEILTRQLISAGGIFNCQDHSARRVIARHIRMRSIETSPGTSFEIPDSEILSQMVTDKGSNACGSARLSPGSTQPNKHVLLTEKHSPKINNKSSSGNDASQRWKRFLHWPKMKKRKSKPEPPEKTVDENSVTSSEEIPASLRSKYSKPSSHPNNKRALSVRSNCPSPTAKKKFASGLVHGVMQAMPHFQATRRTRSCSFSKSPATSSPYYWDKQKGIYVENNMTEASCSNSALGNETPNVLHKPAFAHKRPLMNQICFRGKQQQHEFYDPSIPSFT, encoded by the exons ATGTCTTCAACTGATTTTCCTCTGCGGTGGGAGGGCACCGGAGATCAATGGTGGTATGCTTCCCCTATTGATTGGGCTGCTGCAAATGGACATTATGACTTAGTAAGACAGCTACTGCGCCTTGATGCCAATCATCTCATCAAACTGACCTCTCTTCGTCGAATTCATCGCCTTGAGAGTGTTTGGGATGATGATGAACACTTTGATCATGTTTCGCGGAATCGCTCTGAGGTTGCACATAAGCTTTATTGTGAATGTGAAACCAATGGAACTAAAAACTCCCTCATTGAAGCTGGCTATGGTGGATGGCTTATGTATACTGCTGCCTCAGCTGGGGATATGATTTTTGTTCAAAAATTGCTTAAAATGGACCCTCTTATGGTTTTTGGAGAAGGAGAATATGGTGTCACTGATGTATTATATGCTGCAGCCAGGAGTAAGAATTCAGAGATTTTTAGGCTACTTCTTGACTTTGCTCTTTTGCCTAGGTTATCAATAGGTAACGATAAAGAGACTGAAGTCATTGGGGAGATTCCGTCTTCATATAAAAGGGAGATGATTAATAGAGCTATACATGCTGCTGCTAGAGGAGGTAATTTGATTATCCTAAAGGATCTTTTGGAGGCTTGCTCTGATATATTGACTTATAGAGATAATGAGGGCTCAACTGTTTTGCACGCAGCTGCTGGTCGGGGTCAAGTTGAG GTAGTGAAAGATCTTATAACAACTTCTGATATCATTAACTCAGTAGACCATCAGGGAAACACAGCCTTACATGTGGCTGCTTACAGGGGTCAATTAGCTGCAGCTGAGGTTATAATGCATGCAACTCCGCCATCCATGTACTCAAAAAATAATGCTGGAGAAACTTTCTTACATAGGGCTGTTACTGGTTTCCAAATTCCCATATTCCGGAGAGTGGACCGTCAGATTGAGCTCATGAAGAAGTTGGCGAGTGGCAACAATTTTATTATTGAGGAAATTATTAATGCAAAAAATAACGATGGCAGAACTGCTCTCCATTTGGCTGTAATCGGGAACATTCATACTGATCTGGTGGAATTGCTGATGACTGCCCACTCCATCAATGTCAACATATGTGATAATGATGGGATGACTGCTCTTGATCTCCTTAAACAACGTCCACGCTCTGCATCGTCAGAAATCCTTACTAGACAGCTGATTTCAGCAGGAGGGATCTTTAATTGTCAAGATCATTCCGCGCGGAGAGTCATTGCTCGCCACATAAGGATGCGAAGTATCGAAACAAGTCCAGGAACTTCATTTGAAATTCCCGACTCAGAAATACTCTCGCAGATGGTCACGGACAAAGGATCAAATGCCTGTGGCAGTGCAAGGTTGAGTCCTGGGTCAACACAGCCGAATAAACATGTTCTGCTTACAGAGAAGCATAGTCCAAAGATCAATAATAAATCAAGTTCTGGGAATGATGCATCACAACGTTGGAAACGCTTCCTCCACTGGCCCAAGATGAAGAAGAGAAAATCGAAGCCCGAGCCCCCTGAGAAAACAGTAGATGAAAATTCAGTCACCAGCTCAGAAGAAATTCCTGCTTCACTTCGATCTAAATATTCAAAGCCTTCATCACATCCTAACAACAAGCGAGCGCTTTCAGTAAGGAGTAACTGCCCAAGTCCCACTGCTAAAAAGAAATTTGCATCAGGTTTGGTACACGGTGTTATGCAGGCTATGCCACATTTTCAAGCTACGCGTCGAACGCGTTCTTGTTCCTTCTCAAAGTCACCAGCTACTTCTTCACCTTATTATTGGGATAAGCAAAAGGGAATCTATGTTGAGAATAATATGACAGAAGCATCCTGTTCTAATTCAGCTCTCGGTAATGAAACACCAAATGTGCTTCACAAACCAGCATTTGCTCATAAAAGGCCACTGATGAATCAAATCTGTTTTCGAGGTAAGCAGCAGCAGCATGAGTTTTATGACCCTTCCATACCATCTTTTACATGA